The DNA window CGTTTTGTTTAAACTCTGGAAAGAGGAAGACAAAGTATACATTAGCTTACCCCAAAGCCTATGATAAACAAATCAAATCTTTATGGTACCTATTATATAAtgtagattgttttatttttcagtcattAATTACACATGGATGACTCACTGTGTATCTATTATACACTGAGCATAATCTATTTACAGATGCCATTAAGCTACCCCCAGTGCCCTAGCTaccacacgtgcaataattgttgttggaaaggatctttcactatcctttccaacaacaaaagactgaaagatgcatgaacgagtgctgtacatacagcaccattctgctctatggagagggggagaacaacggagcagcaccccactgctctctctccccttcactttcattatgatcgttcctcgtccttggatccgccaggacgttcATCAGAACGTTGGAtagcgagtgctgtacacacgccagattctcatctgatatcagccgaGGCGTTTATCAGACGGGAAACATCTGACATGTATACGTAGCCCTAGTCTAGTGTACATCTTGATCATTTTGTACACCATAATttgttatgatttatttttaaatgtactatgTTTACACTaattatatagagctgacataccTTTTGCCCTTTACATAATACAAAGCCCTGTAACAACAACAGACTTGACCATAAGTCATCTAATCCTAACTAAAAGGTATTTCTGAGTTGTAGTGATTCCTGGTCATCTTCTCATACCTGTATAGCTTTAGCCAGGATTACGAAGACTGACAATGATTTAGGGCCTAACTACCAGAAACTGAAACTGGTGGCCCCAGTCAGATGTTTGTAAGCATGCTTGCCGTCATGCAGCTTGCAGAACAATTCCCTTAATTCATTAATTTGGGAGAAATATGCATTTAGCATACAAATGGGTTGTTGATGCTTGGAGAAGGCATTTGTACAgaagctgacattttttttttagaatacttgttaaacaacaaaattaattaaaagtaaacacTTCCTGGTGGTCTTATACgaatctaaaccagtgtttctctaactttctaacatgggggaacccttgcaatacctttcaggtcttcaagaaacccctactataattattatatccacatctcacagcaTACTAGCTgggtggtcagtatgaagaatgcttGTTAGAATGATggtaacccttacagatagccaaaaaaaatcattagggtCAGTTAAACTGAGGCGAGAGGGagaaattgctcaaggaacccttagcaacctctaatgggaccctggttaagaaacactgatgtaaTGGATGGTGCCAGTTACCTAAATTTAAGTATTTGGTAAACTTTGGTTTGCAAGTTTCAAGACCTGTGTAATGCCCAAGCCTATGAACCAAAGAGAATTGCTCAGGAAATGCTTGGCAGGGGTATATTAGTGGATTCTATTGGAATATTAGAACACCCAGGGATTTAGGGATTAAGGCCTGTAAGTAATCTGCCTGTCATAGAGACCTGGTGCCCATTTACAACATGCAACCACTGCATAATTTTAGGTATTTGTAAAAGCTATGTAAACTTCTCCTATTAAACAATTATTCTTTGCCCTGTAGAGATTAGAATAGGTGGGATTAGGTGGGGACCAGGCaggattaaaatgaaaatcttgCTATTTTAGTCCATAAAAAAGGGAATGGTTTTATATTACACAAGGTGGTAGgtattttactgtatttgaaGGATCTTTAAAGGGACAAACCTTGGTAAGCATATGAACGTATTGCCGAGATGCAGTGCATGTTTTTTACCCTGATTGCGTGTTATAGCAAAACTATTACTGTTATCACAATGCAGAAgattatatagtaaaataaatcgAACACATCCCCTACCTGTGCTATGTATTTAGACCAGTAAGGCACATGAGCCTCAAGAAAACATTTTGAGCTAAGTCTGTCATTGAAAAATTCTAAACATGAGCCGTGACGTACACAAAGAACACAGCAGATACTATAGAAATCTAGTATACTTCCTCATTACTTGGTAATAAGCATACAAGCTGTAGTTCTGTTGGCACTACAAAACCTAGCAACAAAAGTTTGTCTAAACTCAAGGAAGTtttggaaaacaatataaaaagaaatgtagtaACACAAAGCTCCGCTGCAAGGCTTCAATAGTCTGAATCATTGTCATCATCATAACCTCATTGGCTGTATTCATACTCTAGGTTTTCCTAGGTATTACAGAATAAAAGCCAGAGACAAGATGTTAGACAGAACTTTTTGGAGCAGGTCATCAAAGGCAGCCTCCATTTGTTTTCATACCAGGTATCCTTTAGGCATGCCTTCTGTGCTGCCAAGGTTaatattgtgggtttagttgtgctttacaGTAATTGAGAGTTcctattttctttaaacataaaCATGTTGTCACTCTCTCTACCTCAAAGACCCCCAATATCAAAACATCCAAATTATAGTGGAATGAAAGACGTAAGTTAATGTGGATCAAACAATTCCTTTCAGAAGTCTAATTACACTAGGCAGGTCAGATCTACAAACTATACAGTACGAAAAAGATCAATAACCCAGATTGTGCAGCGGATTTACTATAATGTTACCACTTTAGTGGTACATCTAtctctcacactgcagatacTGTCtagtgtacttactttttcccatACTATAGTATTATATCTATTGATATTTCTGTTAAAGTCTTTATAACTTCAGGAGTCGAAGGTGGAAAAAAGGTGGTTATCCTTATTTATATCTGTCTTTTTAGTGGATACAAAGCATTACTTTTGGGTATTTATAGTGGTTCTAGGTCTACAAGGTGGCTGGTGAAAAGTCTTACCACAATCCTTTCACACCTATGTTCAATGTTGATTTTTCAATGAACGGATGTTTGTTTTCGTAAAAAAAGTTGAAGCTGGCCATAATTATTATGTCTTGGATGTGACTTAATTCGAAGCATGTAGCCAAACACTTCATTCCAATAGCAAACACAAACCTACATATTACCCCAGTGACATGTTTACTGAAAAGCTGTTTCAAGGTTAATTTATCCCCTGGGGACACCAGGAAATCTAGCTATGCAGATCACCTTTCCTTGTTTTCTGGCTAACTGTACAGCAAAAGCTTGATggaggtttttgttttttgtttttttaaaacacaagccTTGGGGTTTCCATAGCTAACCACATTCTGAAGCTGCCTTGCTATTATGCTGATCCactgatttaaagtggaactaaagatacgtacacacatcacatgattcttgtccgataatcatctcaggcttaacatcggacgaaaatctggtgTGCCGTACTGCGCTTGTCGTCTGTCGTAGTCCCGGTGGATCCACGGAGgatgaacaattgtaatgaaaataaagaggataaagcacagtggggtgctgctccgtcactCTCCACCTTCCCTCGCCATACAGCAGaacggctctgtatgtacagcgctcgttcatgcatcgtgtagtcttttgtcgatggaaaggatcgtgaaagattctttccaatgacaagtattgcacgtgtgtacacagccttaagtCCCACATTGAAAATTTGGGATCCagacaggtgtttattgcagaaagggacaggcgatatcccttcaGCAATAACTATTTTTACATGCCTGatcgccacccagctgtcaaatcttgctgagctgcccatgtaaaaaaaatttggtagGAATTGCCCTTTAAGGCTACTTTGTTGTGTTAACAGTGCACCTCCCGTAtggcacccctatttaatgtacagagctgcataatatgatggtgctatataaatcctgtttattattattattattattattaatattaataatattaataataataataataaatggcttAATAAAGACCCTGCTGCCAGAccatttatttcaaaaacaaGTATGTGTGTATTTGAGGTGCTCTATGAATGTTCTTTGCCTATAAAAGTTTACATTGCTTAGCCTTGACAGACACAAAGTTACCACTCAAGTGACACATTTTAGTATTCCCATTCACTCTTTTCCCATTAACTACTTGAAAGTCTATGTAAAGTTGTGAGGAGCTGGATTAGTACAGTAATTACAGCccccagaaaaagaaagtacTAAGCAAATTACTCTTCCCAAATAATTCAAATTTGCTAGCAAGTTTAAAAGCATATTGCCAgtgagtaaaaaatatttatagaaaggaaAGCATATAAAATACTGGATTTTTCTAAGTTTCTGACAGAGTCTTCTTAAAGCCTGTGCAGTAAGTAAGTCCATCTTCTCAGGGCccaggatccacacacatttttctcAGATGACAGTATATTTACGAAGATTCATAAAATGACTGGTTTCCTGACTGATGTTGGACAgcctttatttacattatttaaacagCTTGTCTGCAACCTTACACTTGCTATAGGGTTATTATTATTCCTTGTGGGAACAAAATCCAAAAATAGCGACAGCTGAAGAAACAGCATTTGTGAGTTAATGGCTACGCTGCCTTTACTACTGTAAACCATTTTGTTAAGGTCCATTCATAACGTATAGAATACGCCATCTTATTACAACAACATACACTCAGGACAGGGCTACCAGGGTGATAGCCAGCCTAATACTTAACCAGCCTAATACTGGCCATCACTGTGTAATGAAGATAGAGCTCAGAGGGCCTTGTCACCTTTAAACACCTTTAAATATGTGATTAAAAAAGAGAACTGAGAGAGTAGCTGAATAATTTAAATcacattacttattttatttattattaaacaagatttatatggcgccaacataatatgtagcgctgtacattaaataggggttgtaaatgacagacagatacagacagtgatgcaggaggaggggaggaccctgcccgaagagcttacaatccaaaaagttctaaaattttaaattaattaaatgtctATTACCTGAAAATACTGAAGTAAGTAGAATTACTAAAACCAACACACTATTGCCAATGGagaaaaataaacaaggcaaCCTGGCATCCCAAACTAAAGTGAAATTAAAACATAATACAGTGGATGGAGATCCCAAGAAATACAAATCACTTTGCTGTAGGGGGTCTGTTACacacaagaaattaaaaaaaaagaaaaccaaatgcaGTAGGTCAAATCTCACATCGACCAATGTTTTTCACCCTTATTATGCATGTACCCTAGTGTAAATAACTCAAGTGTTCCTTGAATGCCTCTTATCACATTATGTTTGTTGctaatgttatatgtttttttttatctgttacttTTAGCTTTTAAATAGCTACAAACGCTTACCCCCTGGATGCCCTTTGTCACTTATTGTGCAGCTCATGGGGCCCCTGCAGTAGTCTGTGTTTTGATTCTCAaaccagtaaagaaaaaaaaaatctatagacgGACTTCTAGTAGTTAATGGGCTGGTTtatttctttcacattttcaaaatttttctaTGCGGTTTATCTGTTATTCTTAAATTTTCTCTCCTCTGAAATAATGGATCTTGCCAATTGAAATATCAAATGTGGTGCAAATAATTTTTATGGGAAcacaagtgtgattttttttttttgtaaaggagaaGTAATATAGCAGTGATTTCTAGCAGCTGCATGTAATCTTTCAACAATCTTCTGCAGACCACTCTCCATGCACTCAGTTGGAAACTTGCAGCGAGGTGCAAAATTTAGGTCATATAGCAGTGATGATCAGAAAATCAATGCTATTCAATTTTAATTCTGTATCTCTTTATAATTTCAGGCAGACTCTGCCACAACACCTTTGTGCCAACATGTCCTCTCAAGATATAAAACAAGAGATGGCGAAAATGGGGGAAAAACTTCtaataaaattaaagcaaatccCTCAGGGAGACACTGTGGAAATTATTTCATTCACCATCATCCTTGTTTTTATAGGTGAGTAGaagccttgtggagctttaataaatcgggcccaatataACTTTGCCCTAAAAAAGCAAAGTTGCCTTCCCTTGTTTTTGTCTAAAAAGGAGATAAATCTTGAACAATATTGCTATGTTAGGAATATCCCTTTTTAATTATCAGGCGATGCCTTCTTCATCAGCCTGTGCTAGAGAGCGGAATAATCTGTAAGGTAAACAGTTTTGTGGGTTATGTTCTACCAAAACTGATATCTTCTGTAGTAAGAACCTAACAATGGCTGCTAATTTTAACCCAAGCTCCTAAAGCTGCAATAATGAcatgaatccaaaaaaaaaaaagcttaattaaAATCGACAgaattctataaaaataaatgagatgaTTGAAATCAgccttccaaaaataaaaaaaggctttcaaGCCTTCATATAAGAACAAAAGACGGTTTTCGATATCAGCTGCATTAGTAAATAGAAGCAGGTTGTTGCAGCAGACAAATGCCCACACTTTTCTGTGCTTCAGATATAAACACATTCCTGTTACACTTTATTATATAGCACATCTGTAATTCCTAGCTCATCCGCACCcagtataaacaataaaatgtctgtttttcttcCACAGTGGCAGTGTTGGTGATTGCCATCGTAGCTTGTTCTGGCTGTTGTTGCGCCAATAAGAAGCATCGCACAGTTCGGGTTCAGCCAAAAGGCGAGGTGTGAAAGGAAACATGGAGCCCTTATCCCAGTGCCTTACTTTCCCACTTGGATCAATCTACCAAgtccaatgagaaaaaaaagacttcaagATGTAATAAAATGACACACTGgacttttttgtatataaagtGTGAAAAGACTGCAGCTAGGTACTATCACATACACTAATATAGGTCTGAGAAGAAATGCGAGCCAAAGACACGAATATTCAACGCAAGAAATCTACTG is part of the Pyxicephalus adspersus chromosome 3, UCB_Pads_2.0, whole genome shotgun sequence genome and encodes:
- the SMIM5 gene encoding small integral membrane protein 5 translates to MSSQDIKQEMAKMGEKLLIKLKQIPQGDTVEIISFTIILVFIVAVLVIAIVACSGCCCANKKHRTVRVQPKGEV